A region from the Acyrthosiphon pisum isolate AL4f chromosome A1, pea_aphid_22Mar2018_4r6ur, whole genome shotgun sequence genome encodes:
- the LOC103307767 gene encoding protein SREK1IP1, with translation MESKFSGFAKETTARPACKKCGYSGHLTFQCRNFIKIDPNKDIVLDVSSTSSDPEEDYVTPLVQLREIELASKLKQAASKKKKKKKKKKKSKKRKHNTTDSESSDDDTAERKKKHKKHKKHKKEKKSKD, from the coding sequence ATGGAGTCCAAGTTTTCGGGTTTTGCTAAAGAGACCACGGCCAGACCTGCGTGTAAAAAATGCGGTTACTCTGGTCACTTGACGTTTCAATGTCGGAATTTCATTAAGATCGATCCCAACAAGGATATCGTGTTGGATGTGAGCAGCACAAGCAGTGACCCGGAAGAGGATTATGTGACACCACTAGTGCAGTTGCGCGAGATCGAATTAGCTTCGAAATTGAAACAGGCGGCATccaaaaagaagaagaagaagaagaagaagaagaagtcaAAGAAACGCAAGCACAACACGACTGACAGCGAGTCATCCGACGATGACACGGCTGAGCGAAAAAAGAAACATAAGAAACACAAGaaacataaaaaagaaaaaaaatctaaagattaa
- the LOC100159370 gene encoding NADH dehydrogenase [ubiquinone] iron-sulfur protein 6, mitochondrial (The RefSeq protein has 1 substitution compared to this genomic sequence), whose product MALTVSGLKIAAVGLTQRACRPTLLQAAKYSWEPKEVEAHTGQKWEKDDYRLARFIDKKKEVNQSFAIDLIKQVPPKPCTERVVYCDGGGGPLGHPKVYINLDKPGNHACGYCGLQFVKKDSH is encoded by the exons ATGGCTCTGACGGTGTCGGGTTTGAAGATTGCTGCGGTTGGATTAACGCAGCGTGCTTGTCGGCCAACGCTTTTACAAGCTGCCAAATATTCGTGGGAACCGAAAGAAGTTGAAACTCATACCGGTCAG AAATGGGAAAAAGACGATTATCGTTTGGCGCGTTTCATTGACAAAAAGAAGGAAGTGAACCAGTCGTTCGCCATTGATCTCATCAAACAAGTACCACCCAAGCCGTGTACTGAGCGTGTTGTATATTGCGACGGTGGCGGCGGACCTCTGGGTCACCCAAAAGTCTACATAAATTTG gacaAACCAGGGAATCATGCTTGCGGATATTGTGGCTTACAGTTTGTCAAGAAGGAtagtcattaa
- the LOC100166224 gene encoding guanine nucleotide-binding protein-like 1: MPQGRRKVPFSGKQKKQQIQEKRKRKQQASGSENSYERAEGNSDRPPKERLPEFNVQSINQQPLHRGGKSNPNQYVLQFRRETEEEIKKRKEDARKQIIPVSEQELEFDPAPYFCGDELGFPTRPKWSPDITREELDRHEYGYFREYLMTMKKRSDWDELSYFELNLETWRQMWRVMEMSDIIVWIADARYPAVPTYLFTYVLKILKKSLIIILNKMDLVPSAIGLAWKHKITQTYNLDDDVKAKVHVLFFTSYKNSSEFKEGVQKKKPRGKLKMAAEAAENLLKECKSIIDKYQAKIDLQSWENKISEEKEQEYDDEEDVEIEEKITAVPETSYEHFDLFQNNYLTIGLLGQPNAGKSSVLNALMGKKVVSVSGTPGHTKHFQTIFLTSSVRLCDCPGLVFPSKLPKPLQVLMGCYPIAQLREPYSTIKFLAERLNLIKLLNLQHPESGENEWSAIDICDSWAIKRGFITARAGRPDTYRAANHLLRMTLSGKICLALRPLGFTSNKKYWLSSAELKNIWKIKGIVDEPDTFEHSCIELSDDEQKPSLSDPNDTSEIEDDGSDGDESCGSDSSEVCGAIASNKFAALDMSD, encoded by the exons ATGCCCCAAGGACGTCGAAAAGTGCCCTTCAGtggcaaacaaaaaaaacagcAGATACAAGAAAAAAGGAAGAGAAAACAACAAGCGTCTG gtTCTGAGAATAGTTATGAAAGAGCCGAAGGCAATAGTGATAGACCTCCCAAAGAACGTTTGCCTGAATTCAACGTACAGAGTATCAATCAACAGCCATTACATCGTGGCGGAAAATCTAATCCTAACCA GTATGTACTACAATTTCGTCGAGAAACTGAAGAAGAAATAAAGAAAAGGAAAGAAGACGCAAGAAAACAGATTATTCCAGTATCTGAACAAGAACTTGAGTTTGACCCCGCTCCTTATTTTTGCGGCGATGAGCTTGGTTTTCCAACGCGACCTAAATGGAGTCCAGATATTACTAGAGAGGAACTGGATAGGCATGAATATGGTTATTTCAGGGAGTATTTAATGACAATGAAAAAAAGAAGTGACTGGGATGAATTAAGTTATTTTGAGCTGAACTTGGAAACTTGGCGACAGATGTGGCGTGTTATGGAAATGTCAGATATTATTGTGTGGATAGCTGATGCTCGTTATCCA gctGTCCCTACGTATTTGTTTACATATgtattaaagattttaaaaaagagTTTGATTATAATTCTGAATAAAATGGATTTGGTGCCATCAGCTATTGGTTTGGCGtggaaacataaaataacacaaaCATATAATTTAGATGATGATGTCAAAGCTAAAGTTCACGTGCTGTTTTTTACATCTTACAAAAACAGTTCTGAATTTAAAGAAG gtgttcagaaaaaaaaacccaGAGGTAAATTAAAGATGGCTGCAGAAGCTGCAGAAAATTTGTTGAAAGAATGTAAAAGTATCATTGATAAATATCAAGCAAAGa TTGACTTACAGAGCtgggaaaataaaatttcagaGGAAAAAGAACAAGAATATGATGATGAAGAAGATGTAGAAATAGAAGAAAAAATTACA GCTGTTCCAGAAACGagttatgaacattttgatttgtttcaaaacaattatcTTACAATTGGTTTGCTAGGTCAACCTAATGCTGGGAAATCATCTGTTTTGAACGCATTGATGGGCAAAAAA gTTGTCAGTGTTTCTGGAACTCCTGGACACACAAAGCATTTTCAGACGATATTTTTAACTTCCAGTGTCCGTTTGTGTGACTGTCCTGGACTTGTGTTCCCATCTAAACTCCCCAAGCCATtacaa GTTTTAATGGGATGTTATCCTATTGCACAACTTCGTGAGCCATATTCGACTATTAAATTTTTAGCTGAAAGATTAAATCTGATAAAACTTTTAAACCTACAACATCCAGAGTCTGGAGAAAACGAATGGTCTGCAATAGACATTTGTGACA GTTGGGCAATTAAACGAGGTTTTATAACCGCTAGAGCTGGACGACCAGATACATATCGTGCTGCCAATCATTTACTACGTATGACACTTAGTGGAAAAATTTGCTTAGCATTGAGACCTCTTGGATTTACATCAAACAAAA AATATTGGTTGTCGTCTGCAGAGCTAAAAAATATATGGAAAATTAAAGGCATTGTGGATGAGCCTGATACATTTGAACACAGTTGTATAGAACTGTCGGACGATGAGCAAAAACCATCTCTATCTGATCCCAATGACACTAGTGAAATTGAGGATGATGGCAGTGATGGAGATGAATCTTGTGGTAGCGATAGTTCAGAAGTATGTGGTGCAATTGCATCTAATAAGTTTGCCGCATTGGATATGTCTGATTGA